The Streptomyces sp. DH-12 genome has a window encoding:
- a CDS encoding roadblock/LC7 domain-containing protein, protein MSQAAQNLNWLITNFVDNTPGVSHTVVVSADGLLLAMSEGFPRDRADQLAAVASGLTSLTAGASRIFEGGSVNQTVVEMERGFLFIMSISDGSSLAVLAHPEADIGLVGYEMALLVDRAGTVLTPDLRAELQGSLLN, encoded by the coding sequence ATGAGCCAGGCGGCACAGAACCTGAACTGGTTGATCACCAACTTCGTGGACAACACCCCGGGGGTGTCCCACACGGTGGTGGTCTCCGCCGACGGACTCCTTCTGGCGATGTCCGAAGGCTTCCCCCGCGACCGCGCCGACCAGCTCGCGGCCGTCGCCTCCGGCCTGACCTCTCTCACGGCCGGCGCCTCTCGGATCTTCGAGGGCGGCAGCGTGAATCAGACGGTTGTGGAGATGGAGCGGGGATTCCTCTTCATCATGTCCATTTCCGACGGTTCGTCGCTCGCGGTTCTCGCACACCCCGAGGCGGACATCGGTCTCGTCGGTTACGAGATGGCCCTTCTGGTCGACCGAGCGGGTACGGTCCTCACGCCGGACCTTCGGGCGGAGCTCCAGGGGAGCCTTCTCAACTGA
- a CDS encoding DUF742 domain-containing protein, whose translation MATPPDGSSAGNWSYGPAQGQNDGSQNLYGYPSTPQQPYAPQGPGPSPYDQPQSPRIQPVQPQRRAPEPTPSGAANNPLVRPYAMTGGRTRPRYQLAIEALVHTTAQPHQMQGQLPEHQRICNLCREIKSVAEISALLTIPLGVARILVADLAEAGLVAIHQPGGDENAGGQPDVTLLERVLSGLRKL comes from the coding sequence GTGGCAACACCCCCAGACGGTTCATCGGCGGGCAACTGGTCGTACGGCCCTGCCCAGGGTCAGAACGACGGTTCCCAGAACCTCTACGGTTACCCCTCCACGCCTCAGCAGCCGTACGCGCCCCAGGGCCCCGGCCCCTCGCCGTACGACCAGCCGCAGAGCCCGCGCATCCAGCCCGTGCAGCCGCAGCGCCGGGCACCCGAGCCGACGCCCTCCGGGGCAGCGAACAATCCCCTGGTGCGCCCGTACGCGATGACGGGCGGACGTACCAGGCCGCGGTACCAGCTCGCCATCGAGGCGCTGGTGCACACCACCGCGCAGCCGCACCAGATGCAGGGCCAGTTGCCCGAGCATCAGCGGATCTGCAACCTCTGCCGGGAAATCAAGTCGGTGGCCGAGATCTCGGCCCTGCTGACCATCCCTCTCGGCGTGGCCAGGATCCTCGTCGCCGACTTGGCGGAGGCGGGACTGGTCGCCATCCATCAGCCCGGCGGCGACGAGAACGCCGGCGGCCAGCCAGACGTGACACTGCTCGAAAGGGTGCTCAGTGGACTTCGCAAGCTCTAG
- a CDS encoding ATP/GTP-binding protein: MDFASSSGGPSRSTTSAKIVVAGGFGVGKTTFVGAVSEINPLRTEAVMTSASAGIDDLTHTGDKTTTTVAMDFGRITLDQDLILYLFGTPGQDRFWFMWDDLVRGAIGAVVLVDTRRLADCFPAVDYFENSGLPFVIALNGFDGQQPYSPDEVREALQIGPDTPIITTDARHRADAKSTLITLVEHALMARLR, from the coding sequence GTGGACTTCGCAAGCTCTAGCGGCGGTCCTTCCCGCTCCACCACCTCGGCGAAGATCGTGGTGGCGGGTGGCTTCGGCGTGGGCAAGACCACGTTCGTCGGGGCCGTTTCGGAGATCAACCCGCTGCGCACGGAGGCCGTCATGACGTCTGCTTCGGCAGGCATCGACGACCTCACCCACACCGGGGACAAGACCACCACCACGGTGGCCATGGACTTCGGCCGTATCACCCTGGACCAGGACCTGATCCTGTACCTCTTCGGTACGCCCGGCCAGGACCGCTTCTGGTTCATGTGGGACGACCTGGTGCGCGGCGCCATCGGCGCGGTCGTCCTCGTCGACACGCGGCGCCTCGCCGACTGCTTCCCCGCGGTCGACTACTTCGAGAACAGCGGACTGCCCTTCGTCATCGCCCTCAACGGCTTCGACGGGCAGCAGCCGTACTCGCCGGACGAGGTCCGGGAGGCTCTCCAGATCGGGCCCGACACGCCGATCATCACGACGGACGCGCGGCATCGGGCGGACGCCAAGTCGACGCTCATCACGCTCGTGGAGCACGCGTTGATGGCACGCCTGCGCTGA
- a CDS encoding acyl-CoA carboxylase subunit epsilon translates to MTTPDIRVEKGHAEPEEVAAITAILMARAATPQTAPAHRGRARAGWRRLERENGFRAPHSWR, encoded by the coding sequence ATGACGACACCTGACATCCGCGTCGAGAAGGGTCACGCCGAGCCCGAGGAGGTCGCCGCGATCACGGCGATCCTCATGGCCCGCGCGGCGACGCCGCAGACCGCTCCGGCCCACCGGGGCCGCGCCCGGGCCGGCTGGCGCCGCCTGGAACGCGAGAACGGCTTCCGGGCGCCCCACAGCTGGCGCTGA